The DNA sequence TGCGCGTAGGTCATTTTGAGCACTATGCGGCTGCGCGCCAAACCGAGCATCTCCAGCAATTGGCCGAGTATCTTCTCGATAGCCATTACCAAGAGTGCAGAGATGGTGATGATCCTTATCTTTCATTATTCTCAGCGATTAGTCGTCGTACTGCTGAGCTTGTGGCACATTGGCAATCCTTGGGCTTTTGCCATGGGGTTCTCAATAGTGACAACATCAGCGTTTTGGGACTTACGATCGATTACGGCCCCTTTGGAATGATGGATCGCTTTCAAATGGATCACATCTGCAACCACAGTGATTCGCAAGGAAGGTATGCCTATCATCGCCAACCACAAATCATGCATTGGAATATGGCGTGTTTGGCAGGCGGCATATTGCCTTTATTGGAGAAGAGGTATTCAACCGAAGAGGCCCAGCAGAAATTACAAACTGCGCTCGAGCAATTTCCAAACCAATATCGTGAGGCTTGGTTACGGCGCTTTCGAGCAAAGTTGGGTTTGCTTGAAGAACACGCCAATGATTTCGCATTAATTGAGAACTTGCTGGAATTGATGCATCAGAATCGCGTGGATTTCACAAACACATTCCGTCTTTTTGCTCAGGTTCAATCGCAAGCCGATGATCAAACCAATCCATTGCGCGATCACTTCATTGACCGCCAAGAGTTCGATCAATGGATGCAATCTTACTTGGATCGACTAAAACTTGAACGGCTGTCTGATCTTGATCGACAGAGTGCCATTCTCAATATCAATCCGAAATTTATTTTGCGTAATTACATGGCACAGCGCGCCATCGAACTCGCCCAGCAGGATGATTTTTCGGAAGTCCAAAAACTCCTCCAGATCCTCGAAAATCCGTTT is a window from the Polynucleobacter sp. HIN11 genome containing:
- a CDS encoding protein adenylyltransferase SelO; this translates as MGQLLGVAMAFPLQGDNTCQSIAPTPIPEPYWVGFSSLLGQELGIALNESGLPADPLWLDVLSGNTLATKEHAFSNPIATAYSGHQFGVWAGQLGDGRAILLGDIGPYEIQLKGSGITRYSRMGDGRAVLRSSIREFLASEAMHALGVPTSRALAVTGSKKPVMRETLETAAVCTRLAPSFLRVGHFEHYAAARQTEHLQQLAEYLLDSHYQECRDGDDPYLSLFSAISRRTAELVAHWQSLGFCHGVLNSDNISVLGLTIDYGPFGMMDRFQMDHICNHSDSQGRYAYHRQPQIMHWNMACLAGGILPLLEKRYSTEEAQQKLQTALEQFPNQYREAWLRRFRAKLGLLEEHANDFALIENLLELMHQNRVDFTNTFRLFAQVQSQADDQTNPLRDHFIDRQEFDQWMQSYLDRLKLERLSDLDRQSAILNINPKFILRNYMAQRAIELAQQDDFSEVQKLLQILENPFAEQPEHEAYATPPPKELEDVVLSCSS